The following coding sequences lie in one Candidatus Eremiobacterota bacterium genomic window:
- a CDS encoding deoxyribodipyrimidine photo-lyase has product MSARPFIYRFTKDLRLDDHAGLAAAAARGPILPLLVIDDALHARLKISPRRAAFFCACVAALDRELRERGSALIVRRGASWPAARRLAREVDAAGVVWSAAYDAAAMERDQKLQARLEEAGLEASIVHDAAAVAPEETAAARSGAGLGYRAFAPYFEAWSELPIASHEQPLLLRFAVPDVESEPLPVPEEFDALSQSVEGGSAAARRCFERFLREDAAQYAIAATVPAEDRTSHLCAHLSYGTISVRTIVRAVRERIGNPFALSEERVSLRLFLRALAHRDFFLQLAWFHPRVADEPLQEKMSAFSWARSHRVLEAWLAGRTGYPLVDAGIAQLHAVGWMHPHVRAVAASWLCFDLGVDWRIGRDEWDRWLIEDDPALATGNWQWIAGVGADMAQYPRIYNPEKQRRRYDPAGRYVRRWIPELRDVPIDASYERQADSPQLTLALDAGRPYPRPVVDHAVAARAFLTRYRDFAGVR; this is encoded by the coding sequence ATGAGCGCACGGCCTTTCATCTATCGTTTTACCAAAGACCTGCGCCTCGACGATCACGCCGGTTTAGCGGCAGCGGCGGCGCGCGGTCCGATTCTGCCGCTCTTGGTGATCGACGATGCTCTGCACGCTCGTCTCAAAATCTCACCGCGACGAGCGGCGTTTTTTTGTGCGTGCGTCGCGGCGCTCGATAGAGAACTACGCGAACGTGGAAGCGCGCTGATCGTACGCCGAGGAGCCTCGTGGCCGGCAGCGAGGCGACTTGCACGTGAGGTCGATGCGGCTGGAGTTGTTTGGAGCGCCGCCTACGACGCCGCCGCGATGGAGCGGGATCAAAAGCTGCAAGCGCGCTTGGAAGAGGCCGGTCTGGAAGCCTCGATCGTGCACGATGCGGCGGCGGTCGCTCCGGAGGAGACCGCGGCGGCGCGCAGCGGCGCCGGTCTTGGGTATCGAGCGTTTGCACCCTACTTCGAAGCGTGGTCCGAGCTGCCGATTGCCTCACACGAGCAACCGCTCTTGCTGCGTTTTGCCGTGCCTGACGTGGAGAGCGAGCCGCTGCCCGTGCCTGAAGAGTTCGACGCTCTGTCGCAGAGCGTGGAGGGCGGCTCCGCTGCCGCGCGGCGCTGCTTCGAACGATTCCTGCGCGAAGACGCCGCCCAGTACGCGATTGCCGCGACGGTGCCGGCCGAGGATCGCACGTCTCATCTTTGCGCTCACCTTTCATATGGGACGATTTCCGTGCGGACCATCGTGCGCGCGGTGCGCGAGCGTATCGGCAATCCATTCGCACTAAGCGAGGAACGAGTCTCGCTGCGCCTCTTTTTGCGTGCGCTGGCGCATCGCGACTTTTTCTTGCAGCTGGCGTGGTTTCACCCGCGCGTCGCGGACGAACCGTTGCAAGAGAAGATGAGCGCCTTCAGCTGGGCGCGGTCGCATCGTGTGCTTGAAGCATGGCTTGCCGGCAGGACGGGCTATCCGCTGGTCGATGCTGGAATTGCGCAGTTGCATGCGGTGGGCTGGATGCATCCGCACGTGCGCGCGGTTGCTGCTTCATGGCTCTGCTTCGACCTCGGAGTCGATTGGCGCATCGGCCGCGACGAATGGGATCGCTGGCTGATCGAGGACGATCCGGCCCTCGCGACCGGAAATTGGCAGTGGATCGCGGGCGTCGGTGCCGATATGGCACAGTATCCGCGCATATACAATCCTGAAAAACAACGGCGTCGCTACGACCCGGCCGGTCGTTACGTGCGCCGGTGGATTCCGGAACTGCGTGACGTTCCGATCGATGCTTCGTACGAACGGCAAGCCGATTCGCCGCAACTCACCCTCGCGCTCGACGCGGGCCGTCCGTATCCACGGCCCGTGGTCGATCATGCCGTTGCGGCGCGGGCGTTCTTAACGCGTTATCGCGACTTTGCCGGTGTGCGCTAG